The Thermothelomyces thermophilus ATCC 42464 chromosome 7, complete sequence genome window below encodes:
- a CDS encoding Coproporphyrinogen III oxidase-like protein, whose amino-acid sequence MTSRRPALRLWAQCKARSQLSSTRAVNVSPISRRALSSSSGAGASDQTSTSLGRYLGWAVVGLFATASLTYKMTINEPLKMDTATLAERDQRLKTEQGVSDVSPMRLRMEKFVKEQQRAIVRALEEVDGTSFRVDEWQRKEGGGGITCVLQDGKVFEKAGVGVSVVYGTLPKPAILKMRANHKNIADENNIPDSLEFFAAGLSMIVHPKNPMAPTVHLNYRYFETANPDGSPGAWWFGGGCDLTPCYLFDEDAVQFHRSLKEVCDKHNKDYYPRFKKWCDEYFYNKHRGEARGVGGIFFDDLDETVSDKENLFAFVRDALESFVPTYIPIVNRRKDMAFTEQEKEWQQIRRGRYVEFNLVHDRGTAFGLNTPGARVESILMSLPLTASWKYMHEPEPKSREARLVEVLQNPKEWV is encoded by the exons ATGACCTCCCGACGGCCAGCGCTCCGTCTCTGGGCGCAGTGCAAAGCACGCAGTCAATTGAGCAGTACGCGGGCCGTCAACGTCAGTCCGATTTCCCGCAGGGCCTTGTCGAGCTCGTCAGGCGCCGGAGCTTCCGATCAAACATCCACCTCGCTGGGGAGGTACTTGGGCTGGGCCGTTGTTGGACTGTTCGCCACGGCGTCTCTCACGTACAAGATG ACCATCAACGAGCCGCTGAAGATGGACACCGCGACCCTCGCCGAGCGCGACCAACGATTGAAGACGGAGCAGGGCGTCTCGGATGTCTCGCCCATGCGCCTCCGCATGGAGAAGTTCGTGAAGGAGCAGCAGAGAGCGATCGTGCGGGCGCTGGAAGAGGTGGACGGGACGTCGTTCCGGGTAGACGAGTGGCAGCGcaaggagggcggcggcggcatcacTTGTGTGCTTCAGGATGGCAAAGTCTTTGAGAAGGCCGGCGTCGGAGTCAGTGTCGTATACGGCACGCTGCCTAAGCCGGCCATCCTGAAGATGCGGGCGAACCACAAGAACATTGCGGACGAAAACAACATCCCCGACAGCCTCGAGTTCTTCGCTGCCGGGCTCAGCATGATCGTACACCCCAAGAATCCCATGGCGCCGACGGTTCACCTTAATTACCGATACTTTGAAACGGCCAACCCGGACGGCTCGCCGGGCGCCTGGTGGTTTGGCGGCGGTTGCGACCTGACGCCGTGCTACCTCTTTGACGAGGACGCCGTGCAGTTCCACAGGTCGCTGAAGGAGGTATGCGACAAGCACAACAAGGACTACTATCCGCGGTTCAAGAAGTGGTGCGACGAGTACTTCTACAACAAGCACCGCGGCGAGGCGCGGGGCGTCGGCGGCATCTTCTTtgacgacctcgacgagaCGGTCTCGGACAAGGAGAACCTGTTCGCCTTCGTCCGCGACGCGCTCGAGTCCTTCGTGCCGACATACATCCCCATCGTGAACAGGCGCAAGGACATGGCGTTCacggagcaggagaaggagTGGCAGCAGATCCGCCGGGGCCGATATGTCGAGTTCAACCTGGTGCATGACCGGGGGACCGCCTTTGGCCTGAATACGCCCGGCGCGAGGGTGGAGAGCATCCTGATGAGCTTGCCCCTGACCGCGAGCTGGAAGTACATGCACGAGCCGGAGCCGAAGAGCAGGGAGGCGCGGCTGGTTGAGGTGTTGCAGAACCCCAAGGAGTGGGTATAA